ttagagataagaggccagcctgaacaacttagtaagaccttgctTTAgccttgagctgctgggattacaggtatgttccACCCTATCTGGCTcataactttttgttgttgttttgctgttctgattagttgtacatgacaacagaatgcattttgacacattgtacacaaatagagctcATAACTTGGTTTTGACTACTGTTAACACTGGTGCATGAACTGAGGGAATTATGGTGTTAGGCCTACATTTGGGGAGaggatttttttgtatttcttttaaggaacatttaaaacaaattgttGTACTTGAGTCTTGCCACACAGTCTACAGAGCAACCTGCTTAAAATGCAAGTCTAGCTATCATGTCTTTTTGTAGCGTCCCTTTCCTACAGGTACAGAGTACCCTAACATGTCTTGGTGCACTCTTATACCCCAGACTTGTGGTATTCAGTTCTTCACAGTCAGAATACTGTGTGGTTACCTTTGTTAGAACATAATTGAGCTCacagagccaggcactgtggtataTGGAGCAGATGTACTGTGTTATGGAACATGGTATATATCTTGCATTTAGCAAAAGGACTATTTAATAGTTACCAATAAGAGATTGAGAACCAGTGATCCATAGGTAAAATACAATTCTTCTTAATAAGAAACCTGACCTCTTGACTTGACTGCCCCTTATTCCATTTAATTGTTGGCTTCTTTCCATGTTATACCGTATACTCAGGTAATACTgaactatttttagttttcttgttCATAGTGTATTTTTCAGTCTCTGGACCTTTGCCTGAGATCTCTATCTGCTTGAGATCTCCCCACAAATATGTTCTTCAAAAACTAATCTCTTTAGGAAAGATTCTTTGCATTCCTATCCTCCATTAAACTAAGTGGCTTATTTTGCTCTTTGCTGCTACACTGTACATATTTCTATCTGTGTATTTGCTGCATTATATTGGAATTGCTTGCGAAACACAATTACATTTTGCAACGTAAGCGTCTTAATGGCAGGGATTCTATTTTATTCATCCTTGAATAGCACAGTGCATGGTATTATTTTGAATGAATATTTGTTAAACTAAATGTGATTGAGGTGATGAAGGAATAGACAGTCTATATAGAATATATCTGTAGGTACCACatatacaattttaataaaaacaactttcatttcaatcagttttatgtatttatatatatttcttctttttttcatgttttcttggaTGAATGGaaatagagaagaagaaaatgaggtaAGTATAATTTAACTAGTTGTTCAGTGATATGGGATTGACTTCTAAGTACATTTCAGAGATTGGGTAAAagctgaaaacattttaaagctttagcttttattttgaattaggCTACAGTTATCACATTGAGGAATGTTGTATAACACAAGAAAATGGGTTTTAAACTTTAGAGTTTCAAGAGCTTTCTTTAGGAAAGGTAGAGGAGGCTGGAAGCTCTAGAGACAGTTTTGtctgttttatatttattgagctttAATGTGAGATTTAATTTGAAAAGTGGATTCTGTTTCTTAAAAGCATTTGAAAACCACTGCTTAATGATATGTGGAAATTCTTACTTTCCCAATTGAATGGTTACTATATACTTTTGAATACTGATTTCATATTTCACCATGTTGAAGGAGAAAATTATTCTCTTAAATAACCAAAGTTGATTAAGGAACATCAATTAGGAAACTTTTGCAGATGGCATGCACCTCATCAATTTAGGCTTGAGTTTGTTGCTGTAGACTTTTCATATGTTCTTTCTACAACCTAAGTTATATCTTTTAGCTTCTAAGTCACACCATTTCCTTTGGTGGTTTGGCAAATAGTGGAGGGAGAAATCTTATTTGGTATATTATACATTGTTGCTCATACAGAATTACCATTCTATAAAATGGCATCGCCTAAGCATGTCTAGACCAGGCAGAGAATGTGGCAGTGCACCAGGGCAGAGTGAtttccaggaaaacagaaggCCTGGTCCTCTTTTGCTTAttacctcatctataaaatgaatgaGGTGGGAAGTTGTTCTGTATTGGTGGTTTCCCAAACCTGGAAAGTTCATCAGAATTGCTTTTGGTGCTTATTGTCTATACCTCCTGTACCCACTTGCCctcaaagaaagcaaaaatgtcCCAGACTTTCTTGCTTTACCTCAGAGTTATTGAATCAGTATTCCCTAAAGAGTGGATTATAAGTCTGTggattttttttgcagggggcggggtactggggattgaactctggggtgcttgaccactgagctatatccctagccctattttgtattttatttagagacaggttctcactgagtgccttagcgccttgccattgttgaggctggctttgatcctcctacctcagcctcaccagccactgggattacaggcatgtgccactacacccggCTATAGGTCTGTCTTTTTCCACACACCTAACTGAATCTGTATGATATCAGACCATTGATTTTATTGCTCtcctctattctttcttttcagatataaCACAAGAACAAACTGTTTTGAGTACTGAGATATTACCTACTGCTCTTTTGTGTATATATCCTTTAAATACACAgtgggttttaaaaaattcttgttgAAAATGTTAGCTGAAAAATGTTATCTGAAAAATTGATTGAAATGCTTTACGTAAGAGAAAAcaagaatggaaaaaatatgtgTTAATTATTAAAGCTGGGAGTGGGTTCTTAGTGGTTTATTATACTGTTCTCTACACATTttaatatgtttgaaaatttccataataaggagttttaaaaataatctgtatcAACCAAGTACggtagtgcatgcctgcaatcccagcaattaaggaggctgaggcaggaggatcacaagttcaaagccagcctcagtaactttagtgaggccctcagcaactcagcaagactctgtctcaaaatgaaaaataaaaagagctgggaatgtgctcagtagttaagtatccctgggttcaatcactagtacccgCTCCCCCATCTGTATCATAGTGAAATTAATTctacttgttatttattttgttttttaagacatTATCTGAATGCTAGGTGTGGTAGTgcaatgcctgtaatcctagtgacttgggaggtgaagcaggaggatcactagttcaaggccagccttggcaatttagcgagaccctcaacaaaagacagggtcttattaagccATAAAAGTCTTTCATAAACATTTAAACTGCAGCACTAGCCATTTAATAGTAATACTGTTtgttaataattgtttttttttccatttataggCAAAAATTGAAAATGTGCAAAAACCAGGTTTCATCAAAGGACCAATGTTCAAAGGTGTTGCTTCTAGTCGATTTTTGCCCAAAGGCACCAAGACAAAAGTTAATTTGGAGGAACAGGGACGACAGAAGGTGTCATTCAGCTTCAGCCTTACAAAAAAAACTTTGCAGAATAGATTTCTCACAGCACTTGGCAATGAAAAGCAAAATGATACTCCAAATTCCCCAGCTACACCTCTTCAAGTAGATTCAACTCCTAAAAGTAAAATGGACATTGGAGACACATTATCTACTACAGAAGAATCTTCCCCACCAAAATCAAGAGTGGAATTGGGcaaaattcattttaagaaaCACCTGCTTCATGTAACATCCAGGCCACCACTGACTACTACTACAGCTGCAGCATCTCCATCTCCTCCCATAGTACATTTACCAGCAATCATAGCAGAATCAACAACTGTAGACTCACCACCTtcatctccacctccacctccaccaccgCCCCAAGCTACAACACCCTCACCACCAGCACCAATGATAGAGCCAACGGCCTTGCCACATACATCAGTAACAGTTCCAGTGACAGCACCAGTATCCTTACCAGTAGATGTAGCAGTTAGAACTCCAAAAGAACCACCAGTTACAATTGTACCAGAATCTTTGGAAGTGGATACTAAGCAGGACACTGTATCTAATAGTTTAGAAGAACACATAATTCAAAATTTGAACGAGCAAGCAGATATTCCCTCACAAAAAGAAGATTCCCATattgggaaggaagaagaaattccAGATAGTTCTAAGATTAGTCTGAGTGTTAAAAAACCAAGTTCTAAGAAGAAATCTTCACAATTTGAAGGCACATTTCTTGGCTCAGAATCTGACGAAGATTCTGTACGGACTTCCTCAAGTCAAAGAtcacatgatttaaaaatttcagcaagcattgaaaaggaaagagatttaaaaaagagCTCAGCACCTTCAAAAAGTGAGGAGTTAGGGAAATCTTCACGATCTAAAACAGAAagagatgataaatattttagctATTCAAAACTTGAAAGAGATACTCGGTATATGTCTTCCCGATGTAGATCAGAAAGAGAGCGAAGGCGCAGCAGATCTCGTTCTAGATCTGAGAGGGGCTCTAGAACTAGTTTATCCTATTCCCGGTCAGAACGATCTCATTATTATGACTCTGATCGCCGCTACCATAGGAGTTCCCCATATCGAGAGAGAACACGCTATTCTCGGCCATATATAGATAACCGGGCACGAGAAAGTTCTGACTCTGAAGATGAATATAAGAAGTCCTACTCAAGGCGCACGTCATCTCATTCCTCCTCTTACAGAGACCTAAGGACATCATCATCCTATTCTAAATCTGATCGGGACTGCAAAACTGAGACCTCTTATGTAGAGATTGAGAGAAGAGGAAAGTATTCTTCAAAACTAGAAAGAGAATCCAAAAGGACTTCAGAAAGTGAAGCAATAAAAAGATGTTGTTCTCCCAGTGAATTGGGATTCCGGCGGGGGTCATCATATTCCAAGCACGATTATAGTGCTTCCCGTTATAAATCTGCCCTTTCAAAACCTATACCCAAGtctgataaatttaaaaattctttctgttGTACAGaattaaatgaagaaagcaaACAGTCTCATACTTTTAGTTTACATACTCCTTGTTCAAAAGGTAATGAATTAAGAACtattaataaaatttctgaaagagaaaagacTGGGTGCCCATCTCCATCAAATCGATTAAATGATTCACCTGCTTTTAAAAAGCTAGATGAATCACCTATTTTTAAGTCTGAATTTATAGGACACGATAGCCATGATAGTATTAAAGAATTGGACTCTTTATCTAAAATGAAGAATGATCAGATAAGAAGTTTTTGTCCCattgaattaaatataaatggatctCCTGGGGCAGAATCTGATTCGGCAACATTTTGCACTTCTAAGACTGATGTTATTTTGATGACTTCTGATGATAGTGTGACTGGATCAGAGGTATCCCCTTTGGTCAAACCATGCTTGTTTTCATCAAATGGATTTCAGAATATTAGTAAATGCAAGGAAAAAGACTTGGATGATACTTGCATGCAGCATAGTAAGTCAAAAAGTCCTTTTAAAGAAACAGAACCTCTAGTGTCACCACACCATGATAAACTCATGTCTTTGCCAGTTATGACTACAGATTATTCTAAAACAGTTAAAGAACCAGTTGATATGAGAGTTTCTTGCTGCAAAACCAAAGATTCAGATAGATATTCTACCACAAATGAGAGTAACCCTTCTTTGTGTTATTCTGAAGCTGAAAATATTGATCCTTCAGTTATGAAGATTTCTTCAAATAGCTTTAAGAATGTGCATTTGGAATCAAAAACAGTTATATGTGATAATAGAAATCTGTCAGATCACTCAAAATTTGCATGTGAAGAATATAAGCAGAGTGTTGGTAGCACTAGTTCAGCTTCTGTTAATCATTTTGATGATTTATGTGAACCTATAGGGAGTTCAGGTATTGCTTCATCTCTTCAGAGTCTTCCACTAGGAATAAAAGTGGACAGTTTAACTCTCTTGCAGTGTGGTGAGAATACATCTCCAATTCTTGATGCAGTACTGAAGAgtaaaaaaaacacagaatttttaaagcatgcaggaaaagaaacaatagaagACGTAGGTAGTGGCCTTCCTGATTCAGGAAAGGGATTTGCTTCCTGGGAAAACAGGCATAATAATGGGTTATCAGGGAAATGTTTGCAAGAGGCTCAAGAAGAAGGGAATTCCATATTGCTtgaaaggagagagagaccagaaatCTCTTTAGATGAAGAAGGAGATAGAGGACATGTGCATACTTCTGATGACTCTGAAGTTGTATTTTCATCTTGCGATTTGAATTTAACCATGGAAGACAGTGATGGAGTAACTTATTCCTTAAAGTGTGACAGTAGTGGTCATGCGCCAGAAATTGTGTCTACTGTCCATGAAGATTATTCTGGTTCTTCTGAAGGTTCAAGTGATGAGAGTGATTCAGAAGATACAGACTCTGATGATAGCAGTATTCCAAGAAACCGTCTCCAGTCTGTTGTGGTTGTGCCAAAGAATTCTACTTTGCCCATGGAAGAAACAAGTCCTTGTTCTTCTCGGAGCAGTCAAAGTTACAAACACTATTCTGACCACTGGGAAGATGAGAGAATGGAGTCAAGGAGACATTCATATGAGGAAAAATTTGAGAGTATAGCAAGtaaaggctgtcctcaaactgataagttttttcttcataaagGAATAGAGAAGAATCTAGAAATTTCTTTTACACAGTCCAGCAGAAAACAAGTAGATAATCACCTGCCTGAAATTACTCATCCTCAGAGTGATGGTGTTGATAGTACAAGTCATACAGATGTGAAATCTGACCCTCTAGGTCGCCCAAATTTAGAGGAAGCAGTAAAAGCCAAAACATCTTCCAGGCAACAAGATGACCTGCCTGTTTATTCTTCTGATGATTTTGAAGATGTCCCAAGTAAATCTCGGCAACAGACTACTTTCCCTAACAGGCCAGACAGTAGACTGGGAAAAACAGAGTtgagtttttcttcctcttgtgaGATCTCCCGCATGGATGGCTTACACTCTTCAGAAGAGCTCAGAAATCTAGGATGGGACTTCTCTCAACAAGAAAAGCCTACTACCACATATCAGCAGCCTGATAGCAGCTATGGAGCCTGTGGTGCACACAGGTATCAGCAAAGTGTAGAGCAATGTAGTGGTTACTGGCAAGGCAATGGCTACTGGGATCCAAGATCAGCAGGTAGACCTCCTGGAACTGGGGTTGCTTATGATCGAATTCAAGGACAGGTACCGGATTCCCTAACAGATGACCGTGAAGAGGAGGACAGTTGGGATCAACGAGGTGGATCCCACTTTTTAAGTCAGTCCAATAAATACCTTCTGTCCCTTCATAAGGACAAAGGGTCAGTGCAAGCACCTGAAATAAGCAGCAATTCTATTAAGGACTCTTTATCTGTGAATGAAAggaaagatttttcaaaaaatttggaaaaaaatgatataaaagatAGAGGGCCTCCTAAAAAACGGAGGCAGGAATTGGAGAGTGATTCTGAAAGTGATAGTGAGCTTCAGGACAGAAAGAAAGTTAGAGTGGAGATGGATCAGGGAGAGACATCAGTGCCCCTAGGCTCAGCGCTGATCGGGCCTTCCTGTGTCATGGATGACTTTAGGGACCCACAGCGATGGAAAGAGTGTGCCAAGCAGGGGAAGATGCCTTGCTACTTTGATCTTattgaagaaaatgtttatttaacaGAAAGGTGAGCCTAGTTAATTCTTGTCTGAcaaattttagtttattatttttgttaaaaaaattaatttttcaacaaTTCAGACTGTGAAGTAGAGTTTGtgtgataaaatataaatttaaaaaatttataaaagtatttttacaaAAACTCTTTGGATTTTCTAATACAGATTCCTTTCCCCagttttattttccctcttaGGAAAGgaaatgtcttcatttatttctctcatCATTTTTTTGGTTCTAAAGGTATAATGTAGGCTAgctcaatttttctttaattccttttacAAGTGAAAGTGtgacaggaaataaaataagtgtgACATGAAATAAAACCCCAGCAAAATAATCtgctcttagaaaataaaaatttggtaatgttggatttttttattttcccaaaatgtGCATGGTGAAGCATCTTTAGGTACTTTATAAAACTAGATCGCAATAGAAAATTTTGTCAGTTGTTTTAACACATTCTTAATAGGTTAAATTTGTCAGTAACCAAATTTAAACAATCAAATTTGAAgttgttttctcctttgaaataAGTTTGTCTACATTGAGAAAGCTGCCTCTGAAACCTTTatcatcatcttttcttttttaaattatttacaattttttaaaagtttttgttgttgtaattggacacagtacctttgttttatttatttttatgtggtgctgaggatcaaacccagcgcctcacatatgctaggcgagcactttactgctgagccccagccccataatcattttcattttttttttttttttaattttgagatgtaGTCTTGTGTTGCCCAAACTGACCCTAAACTCCTGGATTTGATCCatcttcccaagtagctggtactAAACCTAGCCTTATGTTAATTATTGTATagtcatatttcattttaaaaagccatacagttttcttttaaacaaatttatacaAAAGTGATAGTACCTACCGAAGGGTTCTCTTAAAAGGTTTGGTTGAGTTAAAGCtaatgcctaattttttttttttttttttttaaatggagtagtggggattgaacccacgggcactctcccactgagctacatcctcatcccttttaaaaactttatttttagacagggtgtcattaagttgctgaagggTGACCTcaatcttgagatcctcctgcctcaacatctgagttgctgggattacaggtgtacaataccagtctcaaaactcttaaTTAAAAGCTCTTAGGGCTGggcaatatagctcagtgatagagcacttgctggCATGTACAGGATTCTGGTCTTagtccccaggactgcaaaacaaacaaaagccaaaaacaaCTTATTTAGTAGCTCCTTTTTCCCCTCAGTCTTGTATTATAACTATCATTTATTCAACCCATGAAATTtggttcttaaattttaattaaccacctatattattatttgaaactcACAATTTTTCCATATATgactttaacatttaaaattgctCAGAATCTGGGACTAAGCTGATTTGGACTAGGAAATAAGGATGTGTTCCAAAATGATAGACTTGAACTCATTCTATCCTCTCATCTGCTAAGGTTAAGGTTGCCTCTATCATGTTTTTTTGCAACACAGTTCTTAAGAGCTTTTAATATTTCAGGTGCTAGTGACTAGaagctttcttccttttgaaagaTTCACTTATGGAAATCATTAAATGGGAAACTAATGAGAGAGAGCACATATTTGATTACTTATATTATCTCCAGATTTATTTAACCAGTTTTATGAAACTTTAACCAatagaaagaagaataaatcccATCGGGATATTAAACGAATGCAGTGTGAGTGCACACCTCTTTCCAAAGATGAAAGAGCTCAAGGTGAAATAGCATGTGGGGAAGATTGTCTTAATCGTCTCCTCATGATTGAATGGTAAGTAAATTAAAATGCTCTGCTTTTACTCAACTTTTCTATTGAATgtctgtaaatattaaaaataattatcagtGAGGAGtaaagtttgacttttttttctatccGGGGATGAAAATCTCCCCTGTGTTTTGTATTAGATTATAGTACCTGGCACATTTTAAGTGCTCTGTCCTGTTACTAATGCCAGATATACtaatactaatttatattcagtctcctcttttctcttgtaatGTTTGTGTACTGGGAAGAATTGTTGgtattttttagctttcactaAAAATGAGATAAAACCCCAATGTTTCAGAAATTCATAAAGTTAAATGTCTTCCTCTCCCAAACCTCAGTCTCTTTGTTTGGAGTcttcccagaaaaaaattaatgcctATGCTGACATAAGcagatgtttttctctttttatgcatagaaataaaatcttacgtgta
This is a stretch of genomic DNA from Ictidomys tridecemlineatus isolate mIctTri1 chromosome 2, mIctTri1.hap1, whole genome shotgun sequence. It encodes these proteins:
- the Setd2 gene encoding histone-lysine N-methyltransferase SETD2 isoform X5, producing the protein MKQLPPRPPPKMGDFYDPEHPTPEEEENEAKIENVQKPGFIKGPMFKGVASSRFLPKGTKTKVNLEEQGRQKVSFSFSLTKKTLQNRFLTALGNEKQNDTPNSPATPLQVDSTPKSKMDIGDTLSTTEESSPPKSRVELGKIHFKKHLLHVTSRPPLTTTTAAASPSPPIVHLPAIIAESTTVDSPPSSPPPPPPPPQATTPSPPAPMIEPTALPHTSVTVPVTAPVSLPVDVAVRTPKEPPVTIVPESLEVDTKQDTVSNSLEEHIIQNLNEQADIPSQKEDSHIGKEEEIPDSSKISLSVKKPSSKKKSSQFEGTFLGSESDEDSVRTSSSQRSHDLKISASIEKERDLKKSSAPSKSEELGKSSRSKTERDDKYFSYSKLERDTRYMSSRCRSERERRRSRSRSRSERGSRTSLSYSRSERSHYYDSDRRYHRSSPYRERTRYSRPYIDNRARESSDSEDEYKKSYSRRTSSHSSSYRDLRTSSSYSKSDRDCKTETSYVEIERRGKYSSKLERESKRTSESEAIKRCCSPSELGFRRGSSYSKHDYSASRYKSALSKPIPKSDKFKNSFCCTELNEESKQSHTFSLHTPCSKGNELRTINKISEREKTGCPSPSNRLNDSPAFKKLDESPIFKSEFIGHDSHDSIKELDSLSKMKNDQIRSFCPIELNINGSPGAESDSATFCTSKTDVILMTSDDSVTGSEVSPLVKPCLFSSNGFQNISKCKEKDLDDTCMQHSKSKSPFKETEPLVSPHHDKLMSLPVMTTDYSKTVKEPVDMRVSCCKTKDSDRYSTTNESNPSLCYSEAENIDPSVMKISSNSFKNVHLESKTVICDNRNLSDHSKFACEEYKQSVGSTSSASVNHFDDLCEPIGSSGIASSLQSLPLGIKVDSLTLLQCGENTSPILDAVLKSKKNTEFLKHAGKETIEDVGSGLPDSGKGFASWENRHNNGLSGKCLQEAQEEGNSILLERRERPEISLDEEGDRGHVHTSDDSEVVFSSCDLNLTMEDSDGVTYSLKCDSSGHAPEIVSTVHEDYSGSSEGSSDESDSEDTDSDDSSIPRNRLQSVVVVPKNSTLPMEETSPCSSRSSQSYKHYSDHWEDERMESRRHSYEEKFESIASKGCPQTDKFFLHKGIEKNLEISFTQSSRKQVDNHLPEITHPQSDGVDSTSHTDVKSDPLGRPNLEEAVKAKTSSRQQDDLPVYSSDDFEDVPSKSRQQTTFPNRPDSRLGKTELSFSSSCEISRMDGLHSSEELRNLGWDFSQQEKPTTTYQQPDSSYGACGAHRYQQSVEQCSGYWQGNGYWDPRSAGRPPGTGVAYDRIQGQVPDSLTDDREEEDSWDQRGGSHFLSQSNKYLLSLHKDKGSVQAPEISSNSIKDSLSVNERKDFSKNLEKNDIKDRGPPKKRRQELESDSESDSELQDRKKVRVEMDQGETSVPLGSALIGPSCVMDDFRDPQRWKECAKQGKMPCYFDLIEENVYLTERKKNKSHRDIKRMQCECTPLSKDERAQGEIACGEDCLNRLLMIECSSRCPNGDYCSNRRFQRKQHADVEVILTEKKGWGLRAAKDLPSNTFVLEYCGEVLDHKEFKARVKEYARNKNIHYYFMALKNDEIIDATQKGNCSRFMNHSCEPNCETQKWTVNGQLRVGFFTTKLVTSGSELTFDYQFQRYGKEAQKCFCGSANCRGYLGGENRVSIRAAGGKMKKERSRKKDSVDGELEALMENGEGLSDKNQVLSLSRLMVRIETLEQKLTCLELIQNTHSQSCLKSFLERHGLSLLWIWMAELGDGRESNQKLQEEIIKTLEHLPIPTKNMLEESKVLPIIQRWSQTKTAVPQLSEGDGYSSENTSRAHTPLNTPDPSTKLSTEADTDTPKKLMFRRLKIISENSMDSAISDATSELEGKDGKEDLDQLENVTVEDEEELQSQQLLPQQLLESKVESETTVETSKLCTSEPEADTEIELKESNVSKLEEPIAEETPSQDEEEGVSDVESERSQEQPDKTVDISDLATKLLDSWKDLKEVYRIPKKSQTEKDSSDMIHQLLKRKYELKTVINFLQRNAGSCLNKRWLSGRLRNNSSRCRTWE
- the Setd2 gene encoding histone-lysine N-methyltransferase SETD2 isoform X3; its protein translation is MKQLPPRPPPKMGDFYDPEHPTPEEEENEAKIENVQKPGFIKGPMFKGVASSRFLPKGTKTKVNLEEQGRQKVSFSFSLTKKTLQNRFLTALGNEKQNDTPNSPATPLQVDSTPKSKMDIGDTLSTTEESSPPKSRVELGKIHFKKHLLHVTSRPPLTTTTAAASPSPPIVHLPAIIAESTTVDSPPSSPPPPPPPPQATTPSPPAPMIEPTALPHTSVTVPVTAPVSLPVDVAVRTPKEPPVTIVPESLEVDTKQDTVSNSLEEHIIQNLNEQADIPSQKEDSHIGKEEEIPDSSKISLSVKKPSSKKKSSQFEGTFLGSESDEDSVRTSSSQRSHDLKISASIEKERDLKKSSAPSKSEELGKSSRSKTERDDKYFSYSKLERDTRYMSSRCRSERERRRSRSRSRSERGSRTSLSYSRSERSHYYDSDRRYHRSSPYRERTRYSRPYIDNRARESSDSEDEYKKSYSRRTSSHSSSYRDLRTSSSYSKSDRDCKTETSYVEIERRGKYSSKLERESKRTSESEAIKRCCSPSELGFRRGSSYSKHDYSASRYKSALSKPIPKSDKFKNSFCCTELNEESKQSHTFSLHTPCSKGNELRTINKISEREKTGCPSPSNRLNDSPAFKKLDESPIFKSEFIGHDSHDSIKELDSLSKMKNDQIRSFCPIELNINGSPGAESDSATFCTSKTDVILMTSDDSVTGSEVSPLVKPCLFSSNGFQNISKCKEKDLDDTCMQHSKSKSPFKETEPLVSPHHDKLMSLPVMTTDYSKTVKEPVDMRVSCCKTKDSDRYSTTNESNPSLCYSEAENIDPSVMKISSNSFKNVHLESKTVICDNRNLSDHSKFACEEYKQSVGSTSSASVNHFDDLCEPIGSSGIASSLQSLPLGIKVDSLTLLQCGENTSPILDAVLKSKKNTEFLKHAGKETIEDVGSGLPDSGKGFASWENRHNNGLSGKCLQEAQEEGNSILLERRERPEISLDEEGDRGHVHTSDDSEVVFSSCDLNLTMEDSDGVTYSLKCDSSGHAPEIVSTVHEDYSGSSEGSSDESDSEDTDSDDSSIPRNRLQSVVVVPKNSTLPMEETSPCSSRSSQSYKHYSDHWEDERMESRRHSYEEKFESIASKGCPQTDKFFLHKGIEKNLEISFTQSSRKQVDNHLPEITHPQSDGVDSTSHTDVKSDPLGRPNLEEAVKAKTSSRQQDDLPVYSSDDFEDVPSKSRQQTTFPNRPDSRLGKTELSFSSSCEISRMDGLHSSEELRNLGWDFSQQEKPTTTYQQPDSSYGACGAHRYQQSVEQCSGYWQGNGYWDPRSAGRPPGTGVAYDRIQGQVPDSLTDDREEEDSWDQRGGSHFLSQSNKYLLSLHKDKGSVQAPEISSNSIKDSLSVNERKDFSKNLEKNDIKDRGPPKKRRQELESDSESDSELQDRKKVRVEMDQGETSVPLGSALIGPSCVMDDFRDPQRWKECAKQGKMPCYFDLIEENVYLTERKKNKSHRDIKRMQCECTPLSKDERAQGEIACGEDCLNRLLMIECSSRCPNGDYCSNRRFQRKQHADVEVILTEKKGWGLRAAKDLPSNTFVLEYCGEVLDHKEFKARVKEYARNKNIHYYFMALKNDEIIDATQKGNCSRFMNHSCEPNCETQKWTVNGQLRVGFFTTKLVTSGSELTFDYQFQRYGKEAQKCFCGSANCRGYLGGENRVSIRAAGGKMKKERSRKKDSVDGELEALMENGEGLSDKNQVLSLSRLMVRIETLEQKLTCLELIQNTHSQSCLKSFLERHGLSLLWIWMAELGDGRESNQKLQEEIIKTLEHLPIPTKNMLEESKVLPIIQRWSQTKTAVPQLSEGDGYSSENTSRAHTPLNTPDPSTKLSTEADTDTPKKLMFRRLKIISENSMDSAISDATSELEGKDGKEDLDQLENVTVEDEEELQSQQLLPQQLLESKVESETTVETSKLCTSEPEADTEIELKESNVSKLEEPIAEETPSQDEEEGVSDVESERSQEQPDKTVDISDLATKLLDSWKDLKLLRAARSLLTSPADHVSPFLNSISNFVLKKKSAFSEETGRWLGSWMMHEKYNRRYIEFQRKVKLKRTVQI